In one window of Nitrospira sp. DNA:
- a CDS encoding TerC family protein, giving the protein MLDWLANPEIWIALGTLTALEIVLGIDNIIFLSVLVGRLPEHQRAVARRVGLGLAMMARLGLLFSISWVMGLTHPWVTILGHGVSGRDLILVGGGLFLMAKATHEIHNSLEGIEGGETPAAAASLGMVLVQIALLDIVFSLDSVITAVGLVEHVSIMAVAIILAVVVMLMAAKAIGDFVDEHPTIKILALSFLILVGVTLMVEGFDVHVPKGYIYFSMAFSVTVEMLNIRMRKKRAAPVKLHSRYPSDQRPQGA; this is encoded by the coding sequence ATGTTGGACTGGCTTGCCAATCCGGAAATATGGATCGCCCTGGGAACCTTGACCGCGCTGGAAATCGTGCTGGGGATCGACAACATTATCTTTCTCTCCGTCCTCGTCGGACGGCTCCCCGAGCATCAACGCGCCGTCGCACGCCGAGTGGGCTTAGGCCTGGCCATGATGGCGCGCCTGGGACTCTTGTTTTCCATCTCCTGGGTCATGGGACTCACCCATCCCTGGGTGACGATCTTGGGCCACGGCGTGTCCGGGCGGGATCTGATTCTGGTCGGCGGCGGCCTGTTCCTCATGGCCAAGGCCACGCACGAAATCCACAACAGCCTGGAGGGGATCGAGGGCGGCGAGACCCCGGCCGCCGCTGCCAGCCTGGGGATGGTGCTCGTTCAGATCGCGCTCCTGGATATCGTCTTTTCGTTGGATTCGGTGATTACGGCGGTCGGCTTGGTCGAACATGTCTCGATCATGGCAGTCGCCATCATTCTCGCCGTGGTAGTGATGTTGATGGCAGCCAAAGCCATCGGGGATTTTGTGGATGAACACCCCACGATCAAAATTCTGGCTCTCTCGTTTCTAATTCTCGTGGGTGTGACCTTGATGGTCGAAGGGTTCGACGTGCACGTGCCGAAAGGCTATATTTACTTCTCCATGGCCTTCTCCGTCACGGTCGAAATGCTCAACATTCGCATGCGAAAAAAGCGAGCGGCGCCGGTCAAACTCCACAGCCGCTACCCCAGCGATCAGCGGCCGCAGGGCGCGTGA
- a CDS encoding CBS domain-containing protein produces the protein MRATEYFVHACDPKTLIVRQIMEDAVVTVSPASSAMVVAELLSEHNFGSVPVTETDGTLRGLVTEFDLLKAVEQGRDLREVSVSEIMTRDVITTTEDMPLMNLIHVLQERHLIRLPVVKDQKLIGMVARRDIVFGYVKARANYWP, from the coding sequence ATGAGAGCCACAGAATATTTCGTCCACGCCTGCGACCCCAAAACACTCATCGTCCGTCAGATCATGGAGGATGCCGTCGTCACGGTCAGCCCGGCATCCAGCGCCATGGTCGTGGCAGAACTCTTGAGCGAGCACAATTTCGGGAGTGTCCCGGTCACTGAAACGGATGGTACCTTGCGAGGGCTGGTGACCGAATTCGACCTGCTGAAAGCCGTCGAGCAGGGGAGGGATCTTCGCGAAGTATCCGTCTCGGAGATCATGACCCGCGACGTCATCACCACCACCGAAGACATGCCGCTGATGAACCTGATTCATGTCCTCCAGGAACGGCACCTGATCCGGCTCCCGGTCGTAAAGGACCAGAAGCTCATCGGCATGGTCGCGCGGCGGGATATCGTTTTCGGCTACGTCAAAGCACGCGCCAATTATTGGCCGTAA
- a CDS encoding CapA family protein, with protein sequence MQLALTGDVMLGRMVDQEVIGNQSLWPEAVWGDVLPILLAADLRVINLECVISARGREWHPQSKAFHFRAHPRAIDCLKSASIDAVTLANNHVLDYGAEALLDCLGLLDRAGIRHAGAGRNLAAAMEPAFLPVARGGVAVLALTDNEPEWEAADVKPGVVYVAYDHRGLKEPYRARVADAIKRARSQAGLVLVSAHVGPNWGAPSVEMRALARELLDLGADFYWGHSNHTPQGIELYRGKAILYSSGDFIDDYMVDEHERNDLSFLFVLNVEPGRVAHIRLHPVRIEHCRVRLARHQDALFLQKTMQAKCAALGTPIAFHDGVGSVIIG encoded by the coding sequence ATGCAACTTGCATTGACCGGCGATGTGATGCTGGGACGGATGGTGGATCAAGAGGTGATCGGGAACCAGTCCCTCTGGCCTGAGGCCGTCTGGGGCGATGTGTTGCCGATCCTGCTTGCGGCGGACCTGCGTGTCATCAACCTGGAATGCGTCATCAGCGCACGCGGGCGAGAATGGCATCCGCAATCGAAAGCGTTCCATTTCCGTGCCCACCCGAGAGCGATCGACTGTCTCAAGTCGGCAAGCATTGATGCGGTGACGTTAGCCAACAACCATGTCCTCGATTACGGGGCGGAGGCCTTGCTCGATTGCCTTGGACTGCTCGATCGGGCCGGCATCAGGCATGCGGGGGCCGGCCGGAACCTGGCGGCAGCGATGGAGCCGGCGTTCCTTCCGGTAGCAAGAGGTGGGGTTGCAGTGCTGGCGCTGACCGACAATGAGCCGGAATGGGAGGCCGCCGATGTCAAGCCGGGAGTCGTCTATGTGGCCTACGACCATAGGGGGCTCAAGGAGCCCTATCGAGCGCGTGTGGCGGACGCGATCAAACGAGCCCGGAGTCAAGCCGGTCTTGTCTTGGTCAGCGCCCACGTCGGACCTAACTGGGGTGCGCCGTCAGTCGAGATGCGGGCGCTTGCTCGGGAGCTGCTTGATCTGGGAGCCGATTTCTATTGGGGACATTCCAATCACACGCCTCAAGGGATCGAACTCTACCGTGGGAAGGCGATTCTGTATTCGAGCGGCGATTTCATCGACGACTACATGGTGGATGAGCATGAACGCAACGATCTATCGTTCCTGTTCGTCCTTAACGTGGAGCCAGGCCGTGTCGCGCACATTCGGCTTCATCCCGTTCGCATTGAGCATTGTCGCGTGAGGCTCGCCCGGCATCAGGACGCCCTGTTTCTCCAGAAAACCATGCAGGCCAAGTGCGCCGCGCTGGGCACGCCCATCGCGTTTCACGACGGCGTCGGCTCAGTGATCATCGGATGA
- a CDS encoding DUF2238 domain-containing protein, whose amino-acid sequence MGVRARDQSGVRPNDRPIVTGLLITYALFWIGLAIAPVDRQDWFLENLLAVALVAVLVLTYRRFAFSLPSYCLILAFLLLHAIGAHYTYSEVPFGFWLKDALALSRNPFDRLVHFAYGLLLVYPLREVLMRLAGVRGMWVSYLAISGILAQSGFFEVIEAIVAMIVSPELGSLYLGTQGDEWDAQKDMAAAFFGALLTITGTIFLPRDERLST is encoded by the coding sequence ATGGGTGTGAGGGCGAGGGATCAGAGCGGAGTGAGGCCGAACGATCGCCCGATCGTGACGGGGCTGCTCATCACCTATGCGCTGTTCTGGATCGGTCTGGCCATTGCACCGGTGGATAGGCAGGATTGGTTCCTGGAGAATCTGCTCGCGGTCGCCCTCGTGGCCGTGCTCGTCCTGACCTATCGGCGGTTCGCATTTTCCCTCCCTTCCTATTGTCTGATCCTGGCGTTTCTGCTGCTCCACGCGATCGGCGCCCATTACACCTATTCTGAAGTTCCCTTCGGGTTTTGGCTGAAAGATGCGCTGGCGTTGAGTCGAAACCCGTTCGATCGCCTCGTGCATTTTGCCTATGGGTTGCTCCTGGTCTACCCGCTGCGCGAAGTGCTCATGCGTCTGGCCGGCGTGCGGGGGATGTGGGTGAGTTATCTGGCGATCAGCGGGATTCTGGCGCAGAGCGGATTCTTCGAAGTGATCGAGGCGATCGTCGCAATGATCGTCAGCCCTGAACTCGGCAGTCTGTATCTGGGGACGCAAGGCGACGAATGGGATGCGCAGAAGGATATGGCGGCCGCGTTTTTCGGTGCGCTTCTGACCATCACCGGCACGATATTCCTGCCTCGGGATGAACGGCTCTCTACCTAA
- a CDS encoding NAD(P)H-dependent oxidoreductase — translation MGKFITIIQGHPDAQTRHFCHALADEYAKGCEDGGHEVRRIEVARLEFPLLRTKDEFEKGTPPDSIKQAQDAIRWADHLVIVYPLWLGSMPALLKAFLEQVFRPGVAFEYQAQGKMAKQLFTGKSARIVVTMGMPALVYRWFFLAHSVKSLERNILGFCGIKPTRATLIGQVEGMNERQRASWLDEMRGLGDVGK, via the coding sequence ATGGGTAAATTCATTACCATCATTCAGGGCCATCCCGATGCGCAGACTCGACATTTCTGCCATGCCTTGGCGGACGAATATGCCAAGGGTTGCGAAGACGGCGGGCATGAAGTGCGACGTATCGAGGTGGCCCGGCTGGAGTTCCCTTTGTTGCGGACGAAAGACGAGTTTGAAAAGGGCACGCCGCCCGATTCGATCAAGCAGGCTCAGGATGCCATCCGGTGGGCGGATCATCTCGTCATCGTCTATCCGCTCTGGTTGGGGTCGATGCCGGCGCTCCTCAAAGCGTTTCTCGAACAGGTCTTTCGTCCCGGCGTGGCCTTTGAGTATCAAGCGCAGGGGAAAATGGCGAAGCAACTCTTCACGGGGAAGTCGGCTCGCATCGTGGTGACCATGGGTATGCCGGCATTGGTGTACCGATGGTTTTTTCTGGCTCACAGCGTGAAGAGTCTCGAACGGAACATTCTCGGCTTCTGCGGGATCAAGCCGACGAGAGCCACCTTGATCGGTCAGGTGGAAGGCATGAATGAGCGCCAACGGGCGAGCTGGTTGGACGAGATGAGGGGCTTGGGCGACGTGGGGAAGTGA
- a CDS encoding cytochrome c yields the protein MRNRLLLPGIVLVALMHSAGNVSGAEPGEKLPALKGNAGQGQTLFNGKGICHYCHGVDGVLDKKPSLKPDTAAAIAKLSAGAPDLRNRAGLTLKDNKARFRAIREGHPGSGMLPDTTLSDQDITDLLAYLASLRQSQTTPGKSPY from the coding sequence ATGCGGAACCGACTTCTCCTTCCCGGAATCGTTCTCGTCGCCCTCATGCACTCGGCTGGAAACGTAAGCGGTGCCGAGCCCGGAGAGAAACTTCCGGCCTTGAAGGGGAATGCCGGGCAGGGGCAAACACTCTTTAACGGCAAGGGCATCTGTCACTACTGTCACGGCGTGGACGGAGTGCTCGACAAGAAACCTTCACTGAAGCCTGACACAGCGGCCGCGATCGCAAAACTGTCCGCTGGAGCTCCCGATCTTCGCAATCGCGCCGGGCTGACCCTGAAAGACAACAAAGCCCGCTTCCGGGCCATTCGTGAGGGACATCCGGGAAGCGGCATGCTGCCGGACACCACGCTGAGCGACCAGGACATCACAGACCTGCTGGCCTATCTCGCCAGCCTCCGGCAGAGCCAGACCACTCCCGGCAAGAGCCCTTACTAA
- a CDS encoding SufD family Fe-S cluster assembly protein, whose amino-acid sequence MSDLEQLMRVLPMVGAEPSILDDSGIAHIVAQGHHILSRRTVPGLRVELEETPDALIGQIVVEAGVTIDQPIHMCFGLTHPTGVQQIAIDVQVQEGAQARVLSHCLFPVAQAAQHRMQAVMTIGPGASLAYTEGHYHGLHGGMQVLPHATIKIGKGARYFSDFSLLSGSVGNLDIDYLVEVEEEGLAELSAKIFGHQTDRITLKESVILRGERSRSLIKTRVVLEGDASAEITGITEAHAKGARGHVDCMEIVQGRAHASAIPIVKVFHPEAKVTHEAAIGSVDKKELETLMARGLNPEQAVELIVSGILR is encoded by the coding sequence ATGTCCGACCTTGAGCAACTCATGCGCGTCTTGCCCATGGTGGGCGCCGAGCCGTCCATCCTCGACGACTCGGGCATCGCCCATATCGTCGCGCAAGGGCATCACATCCTGAGCCGTCGGACGGTCCCCGGCCTGCGCGTCGAACTGGAAGAAACCCCGGACGCCCTTATCGGGCAAATAGTGGTTGAGGCGGGCGTCACCATCGATCAGCCGATTCACATGTGCTTCGGTCTGACTCACCCCACGGGGGTGCAGCAGATCGCCATCGACGTGCAGGTGCAGGAGGGGGCACAGGCGCGAGTGCTCTCTCATTGCCTCTTTCCCGTGGCCCAAGCGGCCCAACATCGCATGCAGGCGGTGATGACGATCGGTCCCGGCGCGTCGCTGGCCTATACCGAGGGCCACTACCATGGCCTGCACGGCGGCATGCAGGTCCTGCCCCATGCCACGATCAAGATCGGCAAGGGCGCCCGCTATTTCTCGGATTTCTCCTTGCTCTCCGGCTCAGTGGGAAACCTCGACATCGACTATCTCGTCGAAGTGGAGGAGGAGGGTCTCGCCGAGCTCAGTGCGAAAATCTTCGGGCACCAGACCGATCGCATCACGTTGAAAGAATCGGTCATCCTTCGAGGCGAACGATCACGAAGCCTCATCAAAACACGCGTGGTGCTGGAAGGCGACGCCTCCGCCGAGATTACCGGCATCACCGAAGCCCATGCCAAAGGCGCCCGCGGCCACGTGGATTGTATGGAAATCGTGCAGGGCCGGGCCCATGCCAGCGCCATCCCGATTGTGAAAGTCTTTCACCCGGAGGCGAAAGTCACACACGAGGCCGCGATCGGAAGCGTGGACAAGAAGGAATTGGAAACGCTGATGGCCCGCGGGCTGAATCCTGAGCAGGCAGTCGAACTGATCGTGAGCGGAATTCTTCGTTAG
- a CDS encoding class I SAM-dependent methyltransferase has translation MPSTPASPRWSLPKQDDWSTPFAEVLLEQLDLRPGLTILDIASGHGIPAFYLAEQVGEAGTVVGIDASRSQVASARAVQRGELPWLRFECQDMRAMPASLPAFQRITGNLSVMFLRPNRFEAMRGLLDHLEPGGQVVLTFPSLGTFDSIWCRIDQEMGRYGLVIERERLAAHVAERPSAAEARGWLERLELERIVVVEQPLEVVSEAGQRFLRHPLLRGGFLDDAYECFDDQRLAEEVMTCVSLDLESMTPLIAQRCVLAGWKRV, from the coding sequence ATGCCCTCCACTCCGGCCTCTCCTCGCTGGTCTCTTCCAAAACAGGATGACTGGTCGACTCCCTTTGCCGAGGTCTTGCTGGAGCAGCTGGATCTGCGTCCGGGCCTGACGATTCTTGATATCGCGTCGGGACACGGCATTCCGGCCTTCTATCTGGCGGAGCAGGTCGGTGAGGCCGGCACCGTGGTCGGTATCGATGCCAGCCGTAGCCAGGTCGCGAGTGCGCGCGCCGTTCAGCGGGGTGAGCTTCCCTGGCTGCGGTTCGAATGTCAGGATATGCGTGCCATGCCTGCATCGCTCCCCGCCTTTCAACGTATCACCGGCAATCTCTCCGTCATGTTTCTGCGCCCGAACCGCTTTGAGGCGATGCGCGGATTGCTCGACCATCTGGAACCGGGCGGTCAGGTGGTGTTGACGTTCCCTTCCCTCGGCACGTTCGACTCCATCTGGTGCCGGATCGATCAGGAAATGGGGCGATACGGACTTGTCATCGAGCGGGAACGATTGGCGGCCCACGTGGCGGAGCGGCCTTCGGCGGCAGAGGCGCGTGGATGGCTGGAGCGGCTTGAACTGGAGCGAATCGTCGTCGTCGAGCAGCCGTTGGAGGTTGTCAGCGAGGCTGGTCAACGGTTTCTCCGGCATCCGCTCCTCCGAGGCGGCTTTCTCGACGATGCCTATGAATGTTTCGACGATCAGCGGCTGGCGGAGGAGGTGATGACGTGCGTCTCACTGGATCTGGAGAGTATGACTCCGTTGATCGCCCAGCGATGTGTGCTGGCCGGCTGGAAACGGGTTTAG
- a CDS encoding DUF2238 domain-containing protein: protein MGWNKLISIGLLLWYLAVSVWMAQAPVDPQFWLLASILPALFVVLLIVTHRYLPLSHTSHALITAFLTLHTIGVHYTYAEVPVGVWMDQVLHLGRNHFDRIVHFSFGFLLAYPMEELFRLSASIQGWVVYYLPVMTVLGLSGLWEIIESWVARAVHPELGVTYLGSQGDIWDAQKDMAAALYGSLLCMTLLLVVRALRGAESALESEAALSE, encoded by the coding sequence GTGGGTTGGAACAAGCTGATTTCGATCGGGCTGCTCCTGTGGTATCTGGCTGTGTCCGTCTGGATGGCGCAGGCGCCGGTGGATCCGCAGTTCTGGTTGCTCGCGAGCATTCTGCCGGCGCTGTTCGTCGTGCTGTTGATTGTGACCCATCGGTACCTTCCCTTGTCGCATACCTCCCATGCGCTCATTACGGCCTTTCTCACGCTCCACACGATCGGCGTGCATTACACCTACGCCGAGGTACCTGTCGGAGTATGGATGGACCAGGTGCTACATCTCGGGCGGAATCACTTCGACCGGATCGTGCATTTCAGCTTCGGCTTCTTGCTGGCCTATCCGATGGAGGAGCTGTTTCGTCTGAGCGCGAGCATCCAAGGGTGGGTCGTGTACTATCTTCCCGTGATGACGGTTCTTGGACTGAGCGGACTCTGGGAAATCATCGAATCGTGGGTGGCGCGCGCCGTGCATCCGGAATTGGGGGTGACGTATTTAGGTTCGCAGGGAGATATCTGGGATGCGCAGAAGGACATGGCGGCCGCGCTCTACGGCTCGTTGTTGTGCATGACGCTGCTCCTGGTGGTGCGCGCCCTGCGAGGGGCGGAGTCGGCGCTGGAATCCGAGGCGGCGCTTTCCGAGTAG
- a CDS encoding ABC transporter ATP-binding protein: MSIPLLDIHGLTFEVDHHSILDRLDLAVQAGEIHALLGANGSGKTTLAYVLMGCEGYRPSAGRARLDGTDLLPLKMHERARLGLTLAWQEPARFEGVTVREYLSLGKPECDPEPALKRVGLDPDRYLTRRLDKALSGGERHRIELASVLSMKPKLAILDEPAAGIDMLSINHIIDIIRALKEAGGSVLLITHQEEVALIADRASQLCAGRIVFSGSPREAVDHFRGRTCVRCDGEVCGYVRP; this comes from the coding sequence ATGTCTATTCCTCTGCTGGACATTCATGGCCTCACTTTTGAGGTCGATCATCATTCGATTCTCGATCGGCTGGACCTTGCGGTCCAAGCCGGGGAAATCCATGCCCTGCTCGGCGCCAACGGTTCCGGCAAAACCACCCTCGCCTATGTCCTGATGGGCTGTGAAGGATATAGACCAAGCGCCGGGCGGGCACGATTGGACGGAACGGATCTTCTGCCTCTCAAGATGCATGAACGCGCCCGGTTGGGACTGACACTCGCCTGGCAGGAGCCGGCCCGATTCGAAGGCGTGACGGTGCGCGAATATCTCAGCCTGGGCAAACCGGAATGCGATCCCGAACCGGCACTGAAGCGGGTGGGGCTCGATCCGGACCGCTACCTAACGCGCCGGCTGGACAAGGCGTTGAGCGGCGGTGAGCGCCACCGGATTGAGCTTGCGTCCGTCCTCTCGATGAAACCCAAGCTGGCGATCCTCGATGAGCCGGCGGCGGGCATCGATATGCTCTCGATCAATCACATCATCGACATCATCCGCGCGCTGAAGGAAGCCGGCGGATCGGTCCTCTTGATCACCCATCAGGAGGAGGTGGCCCTCATTGCCGATCGAGCGTCCCAACTCTGCGCCGGACGCATTGTCTTTTCCGGCAGCCCACGCGAGGCCGTGGATCATTTCCGCGGACGAACCTGTGTACGATGCGACGGGGAGGTTTGTGGGTATGTCCGACCTTGA
- a CDS encoding SHOCT domain-containing protein, whose product MVPGERQALVTPSRAGGNPFRPEPVELAIDYHGTTGEEAPASSGSAFPSAPVRLLEEQLGLLKRLREQGVITEEEYRSKKQQLLDRL is encoded by the coding sequence ATGGTGCCGGGTGAGCGGCAGGCCTTGGTGACCCCTTCACGGGCCGGAGGCAATCCCTTTCGTCCGGAGCCGGTCGAACTCGCGATCGATTATCACGGCACGACCGGAGAGGAGGCGCCGGCTTCTTCGGGCAGTGCTTTCCCGTCGGCTCCAGTCCGGTTGTTGGAGGAGCAGCTTGGCTTGCTGAAGCGCCTTCGTGAGCAGGGCGTGATTACGGAGGAAGAGTACCGATCGAAGAAACAACAACTCCTGGATCGTCTGTAA
- a CDS encoding methyltransferase, with translation MATRHLAPDRIMQLGFGFWGSKTLLSAVELGLFTELAKRSLDAKALAKRLELHPRSARDFFDALVALGMLKRVGTRYANTSETALFLDRAKPSYVGGILEMANVRLYPFWGSLTEGLRTGKPQNEVKTGEDFFGTLYADPQRLEGFLKAMTGLSQGTARAIAAKFPWARHRSFVDIGCAQGGVAAEIALAHKHLSGQGMDLPVVRPIFEAYAKSRKLEKRLAFHAGDFFNDALPKADVLIMGHILHDWDLNEKMMLLRKAYAALPAGGALIVHEALIDDARKQNAFGLLMSLNMLIETPGGFDFTGADCIQWMKKAGFKRTKVEKLAGPDSMVIAIK, from the coding sequence ATGGCCACGCGGCATCTCGCTCCAGATCGGATCATGCAACTGGGGTTCGGCTTTTGGGGATCGAAGACCTTGCTGAGCGCCGTCGAACTGGGACTGTTTACGGAACTCGCCAAACGGTCGCTCGATGCCAAGGCGCTTGCGAAGCGGCTGGAGCTGCATCCGCGAAGCGCGAGGGACTTTTTCGACGCATTGGTCGCTCTCGGGATGCTGAAGCGGGTGGGGACGCGTTATGCCAATACCTCTGAGACCGCGCTTTTTCTGGATCGCGCCAAACCGTCCTATGTCGGGGGCATACTCGAAATGGCCAACGTCAGGCTGTATCCGTTCTGGGGATCGCTCACGGAAGGGCTCCGGACCGGGAAGCCGCAGAATGAGGTGAAGACGGGAGAAGATTTCTTCGGCACGTTGTATGCGGATCCGCAGCGGCTGGAAGGATTTCTCAAAGCTATGACCGGGCTCAGTCAGGGCACGGCGCGGGCCATCGCGGCCAAGTTCCCGTGGGCGCGGCATCGTTCCTTCGTCGATATCGGCTGCGCGCAGGGTGGTGTGGCGGCGGAGATCGCGCTGGCCCACAAGCATCTGTCGGGACAGGGGATGGATCTTCCGGTCGTGCGTCCGATCTTCGAGGCCTATGCGAAGTCCAGGAAGCTGGAGAAGCGGCTCGCGTTTCATGCGGGAGATTTCTTCAACGATGCGCTCCCGAAGGCCGATGTCCTCATCATGGGACACATCCTCCATGACTGGGATCTCAACGAGAAGATGATGCTGTTGCGCAAAGCCTACGCCGCGTTGCCCGCGGGCGGAGCGTTGATCGTCCATGAAGCGCTGATCGACGATGCCCGCAAACAGAATGCGTTCGGATTGTTGATGAGCCTGAACATGCTGATCGAAACGCCCGGCGGATTCGATTTCACCGGCGCGGATTGCATTCAGTGGATGAAGAAGGCCGGCTTCAAGCGAACCAAGGTGGAAAAACTGGCGGGGCCGGATTCAATGGTGATCGCGATCAAATGA
- a CDS encoding CBS domain-containing protein, translated as MTTVSGQHVSDYMHRQLEVVPQDTSVVTVATQMRTRSVGSVLIECFDRPHNDCRIAGIVTETDLVAKVLAPGRVPSRTSMADIMSSPLITIAPTRPMVDASHLMQSKNVRHLVVTEGTDVLGIISIRDLVRHFVDADGGPVQALTNVYRPLSVLMKTAIETIGSDETALEAAQRMADKRIGALFVMEADELVGIITEGDLVRKLLAYQLDPQALRVGALMNSPLLDIDINRTIRDASERMSAKRIRHLAVTEHEKVVGVLSIRDLVKMVAIRDRPDFLKRESTT; from the coding sequence ATGACGACCGTATCGGGCCAGCACGTCAGTGACTATATGCACCGCCAATTGGAGGTGGTCCCGCAGGATACCTCCGTCGTGACCGTCGCCACCCAAATGCGGACGCGAAGCGTCGGTTCTGTGCTGATCGAATGCTTCGATCGTCCGCACAACGATTGCCGGATTGCGGGAATCGTCACCGAAACCGATCTCGTCGCCAAGGTGCTGGCGCCGGGCCGCGTGCCCTCTCGAACCAGCATGGCGGACATCATGAGCAGTCCGCTCATCACGATTGCGCCGACTCGTCCGATGGTCGATGCCAGTCATTTGATGCAAAGTAAAAACGTGCGGCACCTCGTGGTGACCGAAGGCACGGATGTGCTCGGCATCATCTCTATACGCGACCTGGTGAGGCACTTCGTCGATGCAGACGGCGGGCCGGTGCAGGCGCTCACCAATGTCTACCGCCCGTTGAGTGTCCTGATGAAAACTGCCATCGAAACCATCGGCAGCGACGAAACCGCCCTCGAAGCGGCGCAACGCATGGCGGACAAACGCATCGGGGCGCTGTTCGTCATGGAAGCCGATGAGCTTGTGGGCATCATCACCGAGGGCGACCTGGTGCGCAAGCTGCTGGCCTACCAACTCGATCCGCAGGCCCTACGGGTCGGTGCGCTCATGAATTCGCCGTTGCTCGACATCGACATCAATCGCACCATCCGCGATGCCAGTGAACGGATGTCCGCGAAACGAATCCGCCACCTGGCTGTCACGGAACATGAGAAGGTCGTCGGAGTCCTGTCGATCCGCGACCTGGTGAAGATGGTCGCCATCCGGGATCGCCCGGACTTTTTAAAGCGGGAATCGACCACTTAA